Proteins encoded together in one Mercenaria mercenaria strain notata chromosome 18, MADL_Memer_1, whole genome shotgun sequence window:
- the LOC123539216 gene encoding uncharacterized protein LOC123539216 has product MTYLVIGVLSSLQTSLAFFLWPDPTRPPTVFQPPCDLIKEYLVLRQAISSQPCISNTQIWSLLEPVAIHQRACLGRAILEITAYLTAAVDHGENCQCNGEFYKNPMNPVGGGHDHYGECLFGNSNCQCKSFYVCFCTRLYLWDYFYLRYGHYNEKSQCQTHHHVWKHLRDIHNVGGDLQGDMVLHLSLTYSYGLKDTCVCKLNQPSTPESTISSATTTINANFPSKTTLQSRPTAVITQPSTTMSTVSLGFPTCKKYDIVSDIAKGKFESHPAARQCTSGNKTSHEAFILVNCDAVSPQLWKKGASVMSSCDTLPSYTPIAAIKNVSTEAQREWELSGIFIGCVSGGFKMSYQDCDTKPTIVHIESGNGTGIHDPYNYFVIVNSI; this is encoded by the exons ATGACATACT tagtTATTGGAGTTTTGTCCAGTCTGCAGACGTCATTGGCATTTTTTCTCTGGC CCGATCCTACCAGACCTCCAACCGTTTTTCAACCACCATGTGACCTGATAAAAGAGTATTTAG tgttGAGACAAGCAATCAGCAGCCAACCTTGCATAAGCAACACACAAA TTTGGTCTTTGCTGGAGCCGGTAGCCATTCACCAACGTGCATGCTTAGGGAGagctattttagaaataacag CTTATCTCACTGCCGCCGTGGATCACGGTGAAAACTGTCAATGTAATGGTGAATTTTATAAGAACCCGATGAACCCAGTTGGTG GCGGACACGACCATTACGGAGAGTGTCTGTTCGGCAATTCCAACTGTCAGTGTAAGagtttttatgtatgtttttgcACGCGCTTGT ACCTGTGGGACTATTTTTACCTGCGTTATGGACATTATAATGAAAAGTCACAGTGTCAAACGCATCACCATG tttgGAAACATCTCAGGGATATTCACAACGTTGGTGGTGATCTTCAAGGCGACATGGTTCTACATTTAAGCC TAACGTATTCATATGGACTAAAGGATACATGTGTTTGCAAA CTGAACCAGCCATCGACACCAGAGTCAACCATCTCTTCAGCAACGACTACCATCAACGCAAATTTCCCATCTAAAACTACTCTACAGAGTAGACCAACAGCTGTAATCACGCAGCCAAGCACAACAATGTCCACTGTATCACTGG GTTTTCCAACATGCAAGAAGTATGACATTGTTTCTGACATTGCAAAAGGTAAATTTGAATCTCATCCCGCGGCTAGACAATGTACTTCTGGGAACAAAACTTCTCACGAGGCCTTCATATTGGTGAATTGTGATGCTGTATCTCCACAACTTTGGAAGAAAGGAGCaagt GTGATGTCTAGTTGTGATACACTACCATCTTACACTCCTATAGCTGCAATCAAAAACGTCAGTACAGAAGCGCAGAGAGAATGGGAATTGTCTGGAATTTTCATAGGCTGTGTCAGTGGTGGTTTTAAG